The following proteins come from a genomic window of Gossypium raimondii isolate GPD5lz chromosome 5, ASM2569854v1, whole genome shotgun sequence:
- the LOC105766373 gene encoding putative ripening-related protein 1, whose protein sequence is MNMKGFPTIFLFICFVLVITNCFMVEADTCKPSGKLRGKKPPLGKCNKGHDSDCCQEGKFYNTYTCSPPVSSHTTATLTLNGFGPKEDGGGPCECDNNYHKDSELIVALSTGWFNKKKRCMNYINIHGNGKTVKAKVVDECDSTVGCDDEHDYQPPCANNIVDASDAVWDALGVYGDKRGEMEIYWSDA, encoded by the coding sequence ATGAATATGAAGGGTTTTCccactatttttctttttatttgctttGTTTTAGTTATTACAAATTGTTTCATGGTGGAAGCAGATACATGCAAACCCAGCGGTAAGCTTAGAGGCAAAAAGCCTCCTCTAGGTAAATGTAACAAAGGCCATGATTCTGATTGTTGCCAAGAAGGCAAGTTTTATAACACGTATACATGTTCGCCGCCGGTTTCAAGTCATACCACGGCAACCCTAACTCTCAACGGATTCGGTCCGAAGGAGGACGGTGGCGGTCCATGTGAATGCGACAACAACTATCATAAAGATTCAGAATTGATCGTGGCACTTTCGACGGGGTGGTTCAACAAGAAAAAACGGTGTATGAATTATATTAACATTCACGGTAATGGAAAAACTGTTAAAGCTAAGGTAGTCGATGAATGTGACTCGACGGTGGGGTGTGATGATGAACACGATTACCAGCCTCCGTGTGCCAACAACATCGTCGATGCCTCAGATGCAGTTTGGGATGCCTTGGGAGTGTATGGAGATAAACGTGGCGAAATGGAGATATACTGGTCTGATGCTTGA